From Homalodisca vitripennis isolate AUS2020 chromosome 1, UT_GWSS_2.1, whole genome shotgun sequence, the proteins below share one genomic window:
- the LOC124352728 gene encoding venom serine protease Bi-VSP-like, whose protein sequence is MDLNCPILLIVFSSLLIFCTCQFNQDERLVQNINKIRRLPGLDVCGISSSTFETKIINGRPAELGSYPWMALVGYKLKQSQETQVPRWLCAGSLITDLYVLSAAHCLDPRVIATRRQLVPTTVRLGELDLDPDVDDGARPINVDIETVIFHEQYNNNLKINDIGLIRLKTKVPYSGMYVFVVSFYIICYKLSV, encoded by the exons ATGGATCTAAATTGTCcgatattattaattgttttttcgtCCCTTCTAATCTTCTGCACTTGTCAGTTCAATCAAG atgAACGGTTAGTGCAGAACATCAACAAAATAAGGCGACTTCCTGGACTGGATGTTTGTGGCATATCGAGTTCCACATTTGAGACAAAAATCATTAATGGGAGACCTGCAGAGCtag GATCGTACCCCTGGATGGCTTTGGTGGGGTACAAGCTGAAGCAATCACAAGAAACTCAAGTACCCCGGTGGCTCTGCGCAGGTAGCCTCATAACCGATCTCTACGTCCTCTCCGCAGCCCACTGCCTGGACCCCAGAGTCATCGCTACCAGAAGACAGCTAGTGCC GACAACAGTCCGTCTAGGAGAGTTGGATTTGGACCCTGATGTCGATGATGGAGCGAGACCTATTAACGTTGACATCGAGACAGTGATATTTCACGAACAATACAACAATAACCTGAAAATAAACGACATTGGTCTCATCAGACTCAAAACCAAAGTGCCATACTCAGGTATGTACGTGTTCGTAGTTTCTTTCTATATTATCTGTTACAAATTAAGTGTATAA
- the LOC124352729 gene encoding spermine oxidase-like: MMSIMNSGLVLFTIGICLSTVYCDSGAERHRVVVVGAGASGFSAAAALLENDVSDIVVLEASSRIGGRILTVEYGGVPIDLGAEYCDGMKENVVYDYTKPHDLVAVFAPGAVLYANTSGHIFDTNEVQPLVDQAYSIIYENDIRHFKGSVGDYFFPRLEKLMNTKDVEPEMREALQHLIPQLEGLYSSTDDLHHLGAWGSTEDWENEMHVLLNWKSGGFKTIFDFISKRYGNPSNEIPVESKILLKKQVTKIEQQGGEVHVETADGSTYLADHVIVTLPLGVLKDRAAQIFNPPLPERKTTAIETLGYGCGTKVFMLFPEKWWTIDNTMITPLFSAKELSDYRANSEYGHWSANTTAFLPVLNHGSMLCAWFSGTSAEYVETLPEAEVVDGLMELLDKLVGKTFKISRPESILRSNWCSDPLIRGTVSYRSVASDSLNISNTDLQQPILDSTDKPVILFAGEATDPHYHGSVQAAISAGRREAQNIIDYLKKDVHSLHQEL; the protein is encoded by the exons tggCGCAGAGAGGCACCGTGTGGTGGTGGTCGGTGCAGGAGCATCTGGATTCTCTGCAGCAGCAGCTCTCCTGGAGAATGATGTCTCTGACATTGTCGTGCTGGAGGCTTCTTCCAGGATCGGTGGCAGGATACTTACTGTGGAGTACG GAGGTGTTCCAATCGATTTAGGAGCAGAGTACTGTGACGGCATGAAAGAGAATGTTGTTTATGATTATACCAAGCCTCACGATCTCGTTGCGGTGTTCGCTCCTGGTGCAGTCTTGTATGCAAACACCTCCGGGCACATCTTTGACACCAATGAAGTCCAACCACTTGTGGACCAGGCTTACAGTATCATTTACGAGAATGACATTCGACATTTTAAGGGATCAGTTGGAGATTACTTTTTCCCCAG GCTTGAGAAACTGATGAACACCAAGGATGTGGAGCCTGAAATGAGAGAGGCTCTCCAACATCTCATCCCCCAGCTTGAGGGCCTGTACAGTTCCACAGACGATCTACATCATCTCGGAGCCTGGGGATCCACTGAGGACTGGGAGAATGAGATGCACGTCTTGTTAAACTGGAAGAGTGGCGGTTTCAAAACCATTTTCGATTTCATATCA aaaagGTATGGAAATCCATCTAATGAAATTCCAGTGGAGAGTAAAATTCTCCTGAAGAAACAAGTGACGAAAATCGAGCAACAAGGAGGAGAGGTTCACGTGGAGACTGCTGATGGTAGTACCTACCTCGCCGATCACGTGATCGTTACTCTGCCCCTGGGGGTACTCAAGGACAGAGCAGCGCAGATTTTCAACCCGCCACTGCCAGAAAGGAAAACAACTGCTATTGAA ACTCTGGGATATGGATGTGGAACAAAAGTCTTCATGCTGTTTCCCGAAAAATGGTGGACAATTGATAACACTATGATCACACCCCTGTTCTCTGCCAAGGAGCTGAGCGACTACAGAGCAAACTCGGAGTAT GGACATTGGTCAGCGAACACAACAGCGTTTCTCCCTGTGCTAAACCATGGCAGCATGTTGTGTGCCTGGTTCTCTGGGACCTCTGCAGAGTACGTGGAAACTCTCCCTGAGGCTGAGGTTGTAGATGGGCTCATGGAACTGCTTGATAAACTTGTGGGGAAAACCTTTAAAATCTCAAGACCTGAGAGCATTTTGAG GTCGAACTGGTGTAGTGACCCTCTCATTCGTGGTACTGTCAGCTACCGCTCTGTGGCCAGTGACAGCCTCAATATCTCCAACACTGACCTGCAACAGCCTATCTTGGACTCAACAGACAAACCT GTGATCCTGTTTGCTGGGGAGGCTACAGATCCTCACTATCACGGCTCAGTGCAGGCAGCTATATCTGCTGGTCGCAGGGAGGCACAGAACATCATAGATTATCTAAAGAAAGATGTTCACTCACTACATCAGGAATTGTAA